In Triticum urartu cultivar G1812 chromosome 6, Tu2.1, whole genome shotgun sequence, the following proteins share a genomic window:
- the LOC125516509 gene encoding putative ripening-related protein 7 translates to MASTTNAAVIFGILVFLQVSCAFSRHPAEGKFELRQNVPAVMTVNGFQEGEGGGGPASCDGQYHSDDEFVVSLSSEWYAGGARCGRTIRIVDTSNIGLNAKVVDECAGCDNEVGASSHIWKSFNLDTSQGEVNIRWSDLDF, encoded by the coding sequence ATGGCAAGCACGACCAATGCCGCGGTGATTTTCGGCATCCTAGTTTTTCTGCAGGTGTCGTGCGCCTTTTCCAGGCACCCCGCGGAAGGTAAGTTCGAGCTTCGACAGAACGTTCCGGCGGTGATGACGGTGAACGGCTTCcaggaaggagaggggggcggcgggcCGGCATCTTGCGACGGCCAGTACCACAGCGACGATGAGTTCGTGGTGTCGCTGTCCTCGGAGTGGTACGCAGGCGGGGCACGGTGCGGCAGGACGATCCGCATAGTCGACACTTCCAATATCGGCTTAAACGCCAAGGTCGTCGACGAGTGCGCCGGCTGCGACAACGAGGTGGGCGCCTCGTCCCATATCTGGAAGAGCTTCAATCTTGACACCAGCCAAGGTGAGGTCAACATCAGATGGTCCGACCTGGACTTTTAA
- the LOC125515154 gene encoding receptor-like protein EIX2, which produces MRRTINLLLALISISIFSFFTNDALQPQHPHAHGGGCIPAERAALLSFKKGITSDSANLLISWDGQDCCRWRGIGCNNRTGHVVKLHLRSTIVEDNPWGYYDPCEHDNSLFGEISPSLLSLKHLEHLDLSMNCLPGPNSKILNLMGSMTNLRYLDLSGIPFAGRVPSQLGNLSKLQYLDLAQTGNSMMYSMDITWLAKLPFLQFLSMNGVQLSGIADWPHTLNMIPPLRVIHLSSCSLDSANQSLLHLNLTKLEKLDLSSNDFEHSLTYGWFWKATTLKYLDLGDNRLFGQLPDTLGNMTYLQVLDISRNENTNMMMTGYYKNLCSLEILDLSVNGINGDIAVLMKSLPQCTWKKLQELDLSINNFTGTLPDFISEFTRLSILYLYSNSLVGTIPPQIGNMTVLTSLALYNNQLTGSIPANLGKLMYMTELLLSSNLLSGTVPTEIGSLINLNSLALRENNFTGVITEEHFINLTSLRAIDISSNNLKIVLSSDWRPPVTLKYASFGSCQMGPLFPPWLQQLKTTGLDISSNGLKGEFPDWFWSAFSHATSLDISNNQISGSLPADLDRMAFKKLILNSNRFTGPIPALPNNITWLDISNNKFSGTIPSNLGASLLEVLSVHSNQIGGYIPESICKLEWLVYLDLSNNILEGEIPQCFEIPNIQFFILSNNSLSGKMPAFLQNNTGLKFLDLSWNKFSGRLPAWIGKLMNLHFLILSHNNFSDNIPVDIIELGYLRYLDLSGNSFSGAIPQHLLNLTFMRTLQQESVGMDGSVESHGTTKLRTSSILNVEQLGHILSVQTKGQQLIYLFGRTLAYFVSIDLSCNSLTGEIPTYITSLAALMNMNLSSNQLSGEIPSMIGTMQSLVSLDLSQNKLSGEIPSSLSNLTSLAALNLSYNSLSGRIPSGRQLDTLNSENPSLMYIGNNGLCGPPVHKNCSGNDPFIQGDVANSNQKFDPLTFYFGLVLGFVVGLWMVFCALLFKKTWRIAYFRLFDKVYDQVYVFVVVKWASFAENTAVE; this is translated from the coding sequence ATGCGTCGCACAATCAATCTCTTGCTCGCTCTCATCAGCATAAGCATCTTTTCGTTCTTCACAAATGATGCACTACAACCCCAGCATCCGCATGCCCATGGGGGTGGCTGCATCCCGGCCGAGAGGGCTGCCTTGCTCTCCTTCAAAAAGGGCATTACAAGCGACAGCGCCAACCTCCTCATCTCATGGGACGGCCAAGATTGCTGCCGGTGGAGAGGCATCGGTTGCAACAATCGAACTGGCCATGTCGTCAAGCTTCACCTTCGCAGTACAATTGTGGAGGACAACCCCTGGGGCTACTATGATCCATGTGAACATGACAATTCTTTGTTCGGCGAGATAAGTCCCTCTCTACTTTCCTTGAAGCATTTAGAGCACCTGGACCTTAGCATGAACTGTTTACCAGGGCCAAATAGCAAAATTCTTAATTTAATGGGCTCCATGACGAACTTGAGATACCTTGACCTCTCTGGTATACCATTTGCCGGTAGAGTGCCTTCTCAGCTAGGAAATCTGTCTAAGTTGCAGTATCTTGACCTTGCCCAAACTGGTAATTCTATGATGTACTCAATGGACATCACCTGGCTGGCGAAGCTACCTTTCCTGCAGTTCCTTAGCATGAACGGAGTCCAGCTCTCAGGGATAGCTGACTGGCCTCATACCCTCAATATGATTCCACCTTTGAGGGTTATTCATCTTTCTTCCTGTTCACTTGATAGTGCAAACCAATCACTTCTGCACCTTAATCTCACAAAACTTGAGAAGCTTGACCTGTCCTCAAATGATTTTGAGCACTCACTCACATATGGTTGGTTTTGGAAAGCGACAACCTTGAAGTACCTCGATCTTGGGGATAACAGGTTATTCGGCCAGCTCCCTGACACACTAGGAAACATGACGTACCTTCAAGTCCTTGATATTTCACGCAATGAGAACACGAACATGATGATGACAGGATACTATAAGAATCTTTGCAGTTTGGAAATCCTCGACCTCTCTGTTAATGGCATAAATGGCGACATAGCAGTGCTTATGAAGAGTTTGCCACAATGCACCTGGAAAAAATTGCAGGAGCTGGATCTTAGTATCAACAATTTCACTGGAACTCTGCCAGACTTTATTAGTGAGTTCACTAGGTTGAGCATACTATACCTCTATTCAAACAGCCTTGTTGGAACTATACCACCACAGATTGGGAATATGACAGTTCTAACCTCCCTTGCACTCTATAACAATCAGCTCACGGGAAGTATACCAGCCAATCTTGGGAAATTGATGTATATGACTGAACTTCTCCTCTCAAGCAATCTTCTCAGTGGAACTGTACCCACTGAAATAGGTTCTCTTATTAATCTGAATTCTCTGGCCCTAAGGGAAAATAACTTCACTGGAGTGATCACGGAAGAACACTTCATAAATCTAACAAGTTTAAGGGCAATAGACATCTCTTCCAATAATTTGAAGATTGTACTGAGTTCTGATTGGCGTCCTCCCGTTACTCTGAAGTATGCATCATTTGGATCTTGCCAGATGGGTCCTCTGTTTCCACCTTGGCTTCAGCAGCTGAAAACCACTGGGCTTGACATTTCAAGCAACGGTTTGAAGGGCGAGTTTCCTGATTGGTTTTGGTCTGCATTTTCACATGCCACATCACTGGATATCTCTAACAACCAAATAAGTGGCAGCTTGCCAGCAGATCTGGATCGCATGGCTTTTAAGAAACTCATTCTCAATTCAAACCGGTTTACTGGCCCAATACCTGCATTGCCAAATAATATCACATGGTTAGACATCTCCAACAATAAATTTTCAGGAACAATACCATCAAACCTTGGAGCCTCACTACTTGAAGTATTGTCTGTGCATTCAAATCAAATTGGTGGGTATATTCCAGAGTCTATTTGCAAACTTGAATGGTTGGTGTATCTGGATTTGTCGAACAATATTTTGGAGGGTGAAATTCCCCAATGTTTTGAAATCCCCAACATACAATTTTTTATACTCAGCAATAACAGTTTATCAGGAAAAATGCCAGCATTTTTGCAGAACAACACAGGTCTGAAGTTCTTGGATCTGTCATGGAATAAGTTCTCTGGAAGATTACCTGCATGGATAGGAAAGCTGATGAATTTACATTTTCTCATACTGAGCCACAATAATTTTTCTGATAATATTCCAGTTGACATAATAGAGCTTGGGTATCTTCGATACTTAGATCTATCAGGCAACAGCTTCTCTGGTGCAATACCTCAGCATCTGTTGAACCTAACATTTATGAGAACATTACAACAGGAATCCGTTGGTATGGATGGTTCTGTTGAATCTCATGGAACCACAAAATTACGCACTAGCAGCATACTGAATGTTGAACAGCTAGGACATATATTGTCAGTACAGACAAAAGGGCAGCAACTTATATACTTATTTGGCAGAACACTTGCATATTTTGTGAGCATtgatttatcatgcaactccctGACTGGTGAAATTCCTACATACATCACTTCGCTTGCTGCACTAATGAATATGAACTTATCATCAAACCAATTGAGTGGAGAAATTCCAAGCATGATTGGCACCATGCAGTCACTGGTATCTCTTGACCTCTCTCAGAACAAGCTTTCTGGTGAAATCCCATCGAGCTTGTCAAATCTGACATCTCTGGCCGCCCTGAACCTGTCCTACAACAGTTTGTCTGGAAGGATACCCTCTGGCCGCCAACTTGACACCCTCAATTCCGAGAACCCGTCACTTATGTACATTGGCAACAATGGACTTTGTGGGCCTCCTGTCCACAAGAATTGTTCAGGAAATGATCCTTTCATCCAGGGAGATGTCGCCAACAGCAACCAAAAATTTGATCCACTGACGTTTTACTTTGGTCTTGTGCTTGGATTTGTGGTGGGACTCTGGATGGTGTTTTGTGCACTGCTGTTCAAGAAGACATGgagaattgcttacttccggctcTTTGACAAGGTGTACGATCAAGTCTATGTCTTTGTGGTCGTGAAGTGGGCAAGCTTTGCAGAGAACACAGCCGTAGAATAA
- the LOC125515803 gene encoding LOW QUALITY PROTEIN: receptor-like protein EIX2 (The sequence of the model RefSeq protein was modified relative to this genomic sequence to represent the inferred CDS: deleted 2 bases in 1 codon) yields the protein MHCFSSETARSSSMCCATNLLLTLICISIFSFFASGAVQNQHEHAHGGGCIPADRAALLSFKKGITSDNANRLASWHGLDCCRWRGISCSNRTGHVIKLHLHNPDVTFDPTGFYDAYEDANALFGEISPSLLSLKHLEHLDLSMNCLLGPNNQVPHLLGSMGNLRYLNLSGIPFNGRVPSQLGNLSKLQYLDLGQTGEYSYSDVYSTDITWLRKLSFLKFLSMRGITLKGIADWPHTLNMVPSLRIIDLSACSLDSANQSLPHLNLTKLEKLDLSWNYFEHSLGSCWFWKATSLNYLDLGWNLLFGKFPDTLENMTSLQVLDVSHNWNVDLMMTGKLKTPCSLEIIDLSDICMNGVFQVLLESLPQCTWKKLKELDLSSNNITGTLPNFISDFMRLSILSLSINNLVGPIPPQIGNLTCLTSLDLSNNHLNGNIPPELGALTTLTYLDISINDLTGCIPPELGNLRFLTTLYLRANKIAGPVPPHLGNLTYLTYLELSYNHLTGSIPAELGNLMYLTALDLSNNNITAPIPPELMHSTSLAYLDLSNNHLNGSVPTEIGSLINLIYLDLRNNRFIGVITEEHFANLTSLNKIDLSSNNLKIVLNSDWCPPFTLDFAWFRSCQIGPLFPPWLQRLKTNALDISSNALKGEIPDWFWPAFSNATYMDISNNQISGSLPTHLDGMAFDQLYLSSNRLTGPIPTLPINITLLDISNNTFSETIPSNLEASQLEVLCMHSNQIGGYIPESICKLEQLKYLDLSNNNLEGGIPQCPDIHNIEYLILSNNSLSGKIPALLENNTRLQFLDLAWNNFSGRLPTWIWKLANLRFLILSHNKFSDSIPVDVTKLVRLQYLDLSGNRFFGAIPCHLSNLTFRRTLQEEYMDTYDLLLHDPSEFAIGIGPQELGQILSVNTKGQHLIYHRTLEYFVGIDLSCNSLTGEIPTDITSLDALVNLNLSSNQLSGQIPNMIGAMQSLESLDLSQNKLSGEIPSSLSNLTSLSYLDLSYNSLSGRIPSGPQLDTLSAENQSLMYIGNSGLCGPPVHKNCSGNDPSIRGDLESSKAEFEPLTFYFGLVLGFVVGLWMVFCALLFKKTWRIACFRLFDEVYDQVYVFVVVKWASFAKKIDED from the exons ATGCACTGCTTTTCCAGCGAGACAGCTCGTTCATCCAGCATGTGTTGCGCAACCAATCTCTTGCTCACACTCATATGTATAAGCATCTTTTCATTCTTTGCAAGTGGTGCAGTACAAAACCAGCATGAGCATGCCCATGGTGGCGGCTGCATCCCCGCTGACAGGGCCGCCTTGCTCTCCTTCAAAAAGGGCATTACAAGCGACAACGCCAACCGCCTCGCCTCGTGGCACGGACTGGACTGCTGCCGGTGGAGAGGCATCAGTTGCAGCAACCGAACTGGCCATGTCATCAAGCTTCATCTTCACAATCCGGATGTGACGTTCGACCCCACTGGGTTCTATGATGCATATGAAGATGCCAATGCTTTGTTCGGCGAGATAAGTCCCTCTCTACTTTCCTTGAAGCATCTAGAGCACCTGGACCTTAGCATGAACTGTTTACTAGGGCCAAATAACCAAGTTCCTCATTTACTGGGCTCCATGGGGAACTTGAGATACCTTAACCTCTCTGGCATACCA TTCAACGGTAGAGTGCCTTCTCAGCTTGGTAATCTGTCTAAGTTGCAGTATCTTGACCTTGGCCAAACTGGTGAATATTCATATTCAGATGTGTACTCAACAGACATCACCTGGTTAAGAAAGCTATCTTTCCTGAAGTTCCTTAGCATGAGGGGAATAACACTAAAAGGGATAGCTGACTGGCCTCATACCCTGAATATGGTTCCATCTCTGAGGATTATTGATCTTTCTGCTTGTTCACTTGATAGTGCAAACCAATCACTTCCGCACCTTAATCTCACAAAACTTGAGAAGCTTGACCTCTCCTGGAATTACTTTGAGCACTCACTTGGATCTTGCTGGTTTTGGAAAGCCACAAGCCTCAACTACCTCGATCTTGGGTGGAACTTACTATTCGGCAAGTTCCCTGACACACTAGAAAACATGACGTCCCTTCAAGTCCTTGATGTTTCACATAATTGGAACGTGGACTTGATGATGACAGGAAAACTTAAGACTCCTTGCAGTTTGGAAATCATTGACCTCTCTGATATTTGCATGAACGGAGTCTTTCAGGTGTTGCTGGAGAGTTTGCCGCAATGCACATGGAAAAAATTGAAGGAGTTGGATTTAAGTTCCAACAATATCACTGGAACTCTGCCAAACTTTATCAGTGACTTCATGAGGTTGAGCATACTAAGCCTCTCCATAAACAACCTTGTTGGACCTATACCACCACAGATTGGGAATTTGACATGTCTGACTTCTTTAGACCTCTCCAACAATCACCTCAATGGAAATATACCACCTGAACTCGGTGCCCTTACCACTTTGACTTATTTGGACATAAGTATTAACGACCTCACCGGGTGTATACCACCCGAGCTTGGGAATTTGAGGTTTTTGACCACTCTTTACCTCCGGGCCAACAAAATTGCTGGACCTGTACCACCACATCTTGGAAATTTGACCTATCTAACCTACCTTGAGCTCAGCTACAATCACCTCACCGGAAGTATACCAGCTGAGCTTGGGAATTTGATGTATTTGACTGCACTTGACCTCTCGAATAACAACATCACTGCTCCTATACCACCAGAGCTTATGCATTCAACTAGCCTAGCCTATCTAGACCTCTCCAACAATCATCTCAATGGAAGTGTACCCACTGAAATAGGTTCTCTTATTAATCTGATCTATCTGGACCTAAGGAACAATAGATTTATTGGTGT AATCACGGAAGAACACTTTGCAAATCTAACAAGTTTAAACAAAATAGACTTGTCTTCCAACAATTTGAAGATTGTACTGAATTCAGATTGGTGCCCTCCCTTTACGTTGGACTTTGCATGGTTTCGATCTTGCCAGATTGGTCCTCTTTTTCCACCTTGGCTTCAACGGCTGAAAACCAATGCACTTGACATTTCAAGCAACGCTCTTAAGGGCGAGATTCCTGATTGGTTTTGGCCTGCATTTTCAAATGCCACATATATGGACATCTCTAACAACCAAATAAGTGGCAGCTTGCCAACACATCTGGATGGCATGGCTTTCGATCAGCTCTATCTCAGTTCCAACCGGCTTACTGGACCAATACCTACTTTGCCAATAAATATCACCCTATTAGACATCTCCAACAATACATTTTCAGAAACAATACCATCAAACCTTGAAGCCTCACAACTTGAAGTATTGTGTATGCATTCAAATCAAATTGGTGGCTACATTCCAGAATCCATTTGCAAATTGGAACAACTAAAGTATCTGGATTTGTCGAACAATAATTTGGAGGGTGGAATTCCTCAATGTCCTGACATCCACAATATAGAATATCTAATACTCAGCAACAACAGTTTATCAGGAAAAATTCCAGCACTTTTAGAGAACAACACACGTCTGCAGTTTTTGGATCTGGCATGGAATAACTTCTCTGGAAGATTGCCTACATGGATATGGAAGCTGGCCAATTTACGTTTTCTCATACTGAGCCACAATAAATTTTCTGATAGTATTCCAGTCGACGTAACAAAGCTTGTGCGCCTTCAATACTTGGATTTATCAGGCAATAGGTTCTTTGGTGCAATACCTTGTCATCTGTCGAACCTAACATTTAGGAGAACATTACAAGAGGAATACATGGATACGTATGATCTTCTCCTACATGATCCCAGTGAATTTGCGATCGGAATTGGGCCTCAAGAACTAGGACAAATATTGTCAGTAAATACAAAAGGCCAGCATCTTATATATCACAGGACACTTGAATATTTTGTGGGCATtgatttatcatgcaactccttgaCTGGTGAAATTCCTACAGACATCACTTCACTTGATGCACTAGTGAATTTGAATTTATCATCAAACCAGTTGAGTGGACAAATTCCAAACATGATTGGCGCCATGCAGTCATTAGAATCACTCGACCTCTCTCAGAATAAGCTTTCTGGTGAAATCCCATCGAGCTTGTCAAATCTGACATCTCTGAGCTACCTGGACCTGTCCTACAACAGTTTGTCTGGCAGGATACCCTCTGGCCCCCAACTTGACACCCTCAGTGCTGAAAACCAGTCACTTATGTACATCGGCAACAGTGGACTTTGTGGGCCTCCTGTGCACAAGAATTGTTCAGGAAATGATCCTTCCATCCGTGGCGATCTCGAAAGCAGCAAGGCAGAATTTGAGCCATTGACCTTTTATTTTGGTCTTGTGCTGGGATTTGTGGTGGGGCTTTGGATGGTGTTTTGTGCACTGCTGTTCAAGAAGACATGGAGAATTGCTTGTTTCCGGCTCTTCGACGAGGTGTACGATCAAGTCTATGTATTTGTGGTTGTGAAGTGGGCAAGCTTCGCAAAGAAAATAGATGAAGACTAA